CTTCGACCCGGAGCGCGTGGTCGTCACCGCGGACCTGGCCGCCTTCCTCACCCTCCAGCTCCGTGAACTCGCCGAACTGGCCGCGCTGTTGGACAGACCGGACGACGTGCTGCGGTGGACGCGGACCGCCGGGGAGACCCAGCGGGCGATGCTCGACCAGCTCTGGACGGGTGACCGGTTCGTCGCCCGGGGCGTCGACAGCGGTGACACCTGGAGCACCTCCAGCCTGCTCGACCTGATGCCGATCGCGCTGGGCGAGCATCTGCCGGACGACGTGGGCGGGGTGCTGGCCGGCCGTATCGAGGCGCATCTGACCCCGTACGGACTGGCCACCGAACGGCCGGACTCGCCGCACTACCTCGCCGACGGCTACTGGCGCGGCCCCATCTGGGCCCCCGCCACGATCCTGGTCGAGGACGGCCTGCGCCGCGGCGGCCACGTCCGGCTGGCGGACGAGATCAGCGCCCGCTTCCGCGCCCTGTGCGAGGCGCACGGTTTCGCCGAGAACTTCGACGCCCTGAGCGGCACCGGGCTGCGCGACCGCGCCTACACCTGGACGGCTGCCGCCTATCTCCTCCTCGCCGAGGCACACGCCCTGCGGGACGCCGGATGAGGCCCCTCAGGCCAGGGTGACCTCGACCGGCAGCTTCTTGATGCCGTTGACGAAGTTCGAGCGCACCCGGGGGACCTCACCCACCAGCCGGATGTCGGCGAGGCGCGGGATCAGCTCCTCGAACATGATCCGGATCTCGGTGCGGGCGAGGAGGTTGCCCAGGCACAGGTGCGGGCTGCCCTTGCCGAAGGTGACATGGTCGTTGTGCTGCCGGGCCACGTCGAAGTCGTACGGGTTGCCGAAGACCTCCTCGTCGCGGTTGCCGGAGGCGTACCACATGACGACCTTGTCGCCCTCCCTGACCTGCTTGCCGCCGAGTTCGACGTCCCGGGTCGCGGTGCGCCGGAAGTGGTAGACGGGTGAGGCCCAGCGCAGGAACTCCTCGACCGCCGTGGGGATCAGGGACGGGTCGTCCCGCAACCTCGCCAGCTGCTCGGGGTGTTGGAGCAGGGCCAGCATGGAGTGGGTGATGGTGTGGCGGGTGGTCTCGTTGCCCGCCACCACCAGCAGCAGGAAGTAGTTGTCGAAGTCCTGCGCGGAGAGCGGGACGCCGTCGCGCGGGGTGGTGTTGACCAGCTTGGACACCAGGTCGGTGCCCTCCCCGCCGCGCCGCTGCCGGGCCAGCTCGCGGCCGTACTCGAAGACTTCGAGCGAGGCGGGGGAGCGGAACGGCAGGTCGCGGTACTGCTCGCTCTCCGCGCTGTGCAGCAGGACGTCCGCGTAGTCGGGGTCGGTGTTGCCGATGATGCGGTTGCCCCAGTCGATGAGCCGCTGGTTGTCCTCCGGCGGGACGTCGAGGAGGCGGGCCAGCACGTTGATGGGGAAGTCCGCCGAGACCTCCTTGACGAAGTCGAAGCTCCCCTTGGCCAGCGCCGCGTCGAGGGTCTTCGCGGTCAGGCCGCGCAGGAAGTCGGTGTAGCTGTTGATGACCCCGGCGCCGAACTGGCGCTGGATCACACTGCGCAGGGCGCGGTGGCGGACCCCGTCCAGCTCCAGGATCGAGGCCCGCTTCCTGATCTGGTCCTCGTCGACCTCCTCCAGGTTCACGAACCTCGTGGAGGTGAAGGTCTCCGCGTCCCGGTCCACGCGCGCGATGTCCGCGTGCCGGGTGACCGCCCAGAAACCGGAGTTGGGCGCCTCCTCGGGCTGCCAGTGCACCGGGTCCTCGTGGCGCAGGGTGTGGAACATCCGCCAGGGGGTGATGCCGTCGGTGAAGTGGTCGAGGTTCGCGAGGTCGACGTCCGCGAGGGGCATCGGCTCGATGGCGGTGGTTGCTGTCGTCATCCGGGAGTCCTTCACAGGTGGTAGGCGTACTCGGTGAACTCCCAGTCGGTGACGTGCCGTTGGAAGCGTTCGACCTCGTTGCGCTTGTAGGAGAGGTAGGAGGTGGTGAACCCCTTGCCGAGCAGGTCGGTCAGGGCGGTGTCGGCCTCCAGCGCGTCGAGCGCGGCGGGAAGGTCCTTCGGCAGGACCGCGGACCGCGCGGTGTCGTAGCCGTAGCCCTCCAGAGGCGCCGGTGGGTCCTCGCCCGCCTGGATGCCGAGCAGGGCGGCGGCCAGGGTCCCGGCGACGAGCAGGTACGGGTTGGCGCTCGCGTCACCGAGCCGCAGTTCCAGCCGGGACCCGGAGCCGCGCTCGGGCGGGACGCGCACCATCGCGCTGCGGTTGTCGAGGCCCCAGTCGATCAGCCAGGGGGCGAGGGTGTCGGGGCCGAAGCGTTTGTAGGAGTTGACGGTCGGGTTGGCGAGGGCGGCCAGCGCGGGCGCGTGCGCCAGGATTCCGGCGAGGGCGTGCCGGGCGGTGACCGAGAGGCCGTGAGCGCCGGCCGGATCGTCGAAGGCGTTGCCGCCCTCCGCGTCCTGGCAGGACAGGTGCAGATGGAACCCGGAGCCGCCCGCGTCCCCGAAGGGCTTGGCCATGAAGGTGGCCAAGTTGCCCTCCCCGCGGGCGAGTTCCTTCACGGCGGCCTTGAAACGGAAGGCTCGGTCGGCCGCGTCCAGGGCCTCGGAGTGGGTCAGGTTGATCTCGTACTGGCCCCCGTCGAACTCGTGGTTGCCGGTGACGACACCGAGTCCGAGGTCGCGCAGCTGCCTGAGGGTGCGCAGCAGGTGGTTGCCGGGGTCGGCGCGCAGTCCGGCCGTGTACACGGCACCGGTGGTCTCGGGGGCGCGCCGCCAGCCGGCCGGGGTCCCGGGCGCGGGCTCCAGCAGGAAGTACTCCAGCTCGGGTCCCACGACCGGACGCAGCCCCTGTGCCGCGCACCGGGCCAGCACGGCCCGCAGCAGATCGCGGGGCGACTCGGCCGCGGGGCCCGACGTCGCCGGGTCGGTGACCTCGCCGAGACAGACGGCGACCCCGGGCTCCCAGGGCAGGGCGGCCAGCGTCGACAGGTCGGGCCGTACGCACACGTCCGGCAGCCCGGCGTCCAGGCCGCCCGCCACCGGGACCACGTCCCCCTGCGGGCTGGTGTGGTAGACGGCCTTGCAGAAGGCCAGACCGTGCTCGCAGGCCGCGGGCAGATGGTCCACCAGGACGTCCCGGGCGCGGTCGGTGCCGATGAGGTCCGGATAGATCACCCGCACCACGTCGATGCCGTCGGCGGTGAGCCGCTCGACGTGCCGGCGGATGTCTGGGGTGTCGTGAGCGCTCACCGTGCCTCCTTGGGCGACTGGGGCAGCCTCGGGCTTCGTTTGAACCCGAACGTTATGGAGGGGGACCGCCTCCCGCAAGGGGTGGGCGCCAATAATTTATCCACCTGGATAGGTATTGACCAGGGGGTGGCGCGTGGCTACCTTGTTTGAAGCCAAACGAGTTGGGGGCATGGTCTCCGTGTCCCTTTGGCCGGGGCCCGGCCGTCACCGGCCGGGCCCCACTTCGCCCCTTCGCTCCCGCTCCCTCAGGAGGACCGGCCATGAAGGTCGTCGTCGACATGAACAAGTGCCAGGACCACGGCCAGTGCGTCTTCGCGGCCCCCGACGTCTTCACGATGGACGACGACGGACACCTGCTGTACGTCCCCGACCCGGACGACGCGCTGCGCGACGAGGTCGAGGAGGCCGCGGACGTGTGCCCGCTCCAGGCGATCCGGATCGAGGGCTGACATGGCCGCCGGCATCGTCGTCGCGGGCGCCTCCCTGGGCGGCCTCCGCGCGGCCGAGCACCTGCGGGCCGCGGGCTGGACCGGCCGGATCACGGTCGTCGGCGAAGAACCGCACATGCCCTACAACCGGCCTCCGCTCTCCAAGGAGGTCCTCTCAGGCAAGGCCCCCTTCGCGTCACTCGCCTTCACCCCCAAGCCGGCCACGGCCGACGTCGAGTGGCGCCTCGGCACCCGGATCACCGCGGCCCGCCTCGACGAACGGACCGTCACCCTCGACGACGGCTCCCTGCTGCCCTACGACGGTCTCGTGGTCGCCACCGGCATGCGCCCCCGCCGACTGCGCTGCCCCGGCCCCCTCGCCGGCCGGCACACGGTCCGCACCCTCGACGACGCCCGCCGGCTGCGGGACGAGCTGACCCGGCCGGGCGTGCGCGTGGTCGTCGTCGGCGCCGGGTTCATCGGCTGTGAGGTCGCCGCGACGGCCGTGGCGCTCGGCGTCGCCGAGGTGACCGTCGTCGACCCGCTGCCGCTGCCCATGGCCGGCCCGCTCGGCGAACTCCTCGGGCGCGCGCTCCTGAAGCGGCACGAGGAACGCGGAGTGCGTTTCGTACTGGGCGCGGGAGTGGCCGGTTTCCACGGCGACGAGCGCGTGACCGGAGTCGAGCTGTCCGACGGCACGGTCCTGGCCGCCGACGTCGTCGTCGAGTCGGTCGGCTCGCAGGCCAACACCGAGTGGCTGGAGGGCAACGGCCTCGACCTGAGCGACGGTGTGCTGACCGACGAGTCGCTGCGGGTCGGCGGCCGGCCCGAGGTCGTCGCCGTCGGGGACGTGGCCCGCTTCCCCAACGCCCGCTACGACGGCGTCCCCCGCCGCGTCGAGCACTGGTCGATCCCCACCGACACCGCCAAGCACGCCGCGAAGACCCTGGTCGGCGCCGGTCCCGGGCCCTTCGCCCCGCTGCCCACCTTCTGGAGCGACCAGCACGACTTCCGGTTGCAGTCCTTCGGCGCGCCGGCGCTCGGCCTCGCGGACGTCCGGGTGCTGGACGGCGACCCGGCCGGTGACGTCCTGGTCGGCTACCACGCCGACGACCGGCTGGTCGGTGTCGTCGCGCTCGGCGGACAGCCGGCCGCGAGGCTTGCCGCCCGCTACCGCGCCCACCTGCTCCAGCAGCCCGCCCTCACCGCGTAAGGAACCCCTGACATGTCCGCTGTGCGTGGCTTCTTCCACCCCAAGACGGCGAGCGGCACCTCGTCGCTGATCCCCTCGCCCCCGTGGCGCTACTCCGGCGACCTGCTCACCGTCGAGTACCGCACGGACCCCGCGCGGGTGCGCGAACTGCTCCCCGAGCCCCTGGAGCCGGCCGACGAGGATCCCGGCGCCGTCGCCCTGATCTGGGCCGACTGGCAGTCCTGCTCGGCGACGGGGGACGAACTCCTCGACCCGGTCCTCTCCCAGTACAAGGAAGCCTTCGCGGTCGTCCGCTGCACGTACCGGGGCGAGACCTACTCGCGGTGCGTGTACATCTGGGTCGACAAGGACTTCGCCGTCGCCCGCGGACTCCACCAGGGCTATCCGAAGAAGCTCGGGTCCATCCACCAGACCCGTCCGCACCCGTACGGGCCCGCCCCGCGGATCGAGGCCGGGGCGCGGTTCGGCGCCACCCTCGCCGCCGCGGACCGGCGGCTCGCGCAGGCCGTGGTGACCCTGCGGGAGCCTTCCTCGCACAACGGGTTCGTCAACGCCCACCCCATGGCCCATCACCGGTGGCTGCCGTCGATCGAGAAGGGCAAGGGGCTGGCCCTCGACGAGCTGATCGAGACCGGGGCGGCCTCCTTCGAGGGTGGCCAACCCTGGGTCGGGGACGCCGAGTTGGAGCTGTTCGAGGCGCCGACCGAGGAACTGGCCCGGCTGGAGGTCCGGGAGCCCGTCGCCGCGTACTACCGCCAGGTCGGCGTCGTCTGGGACGGCGGCCGGCTCCTGGAGTCCGGAACCTCCGGAGCCTCCGGATCCGAATGAGCCCCCTACCCCGCGCAGCACTTGGAGACCGGACATGACCGAACACACCCTCACGGTGGCCGGGGTCGCCGTCGACACCCGGCACTGGATCGGCGGCGAGCGCGTAGCGTCCGCCGAGACCTTCACCGATGTCTCGCCCATCGACGGCACCGAACTCGGCGAGATCGCCCGTGGCGGTCCCGCCGAAGCCGCCGCCGCGGTCGCCGCGGCCAAAGCCGCCTTCCCGGCCTGGGCCGCCACCTCCCGCGCCGAGCGCGCCCGCATCCTGCACGCCCTCGCCGACGGCGTCGAGAAGCGGCTCGAAGAGCTGGCGATCGTGGAGACCACCGACAACGGGGCGCTGCTGCGCTCGCACCGCCGGGGCGTGATGCCACGCGTGGCGCACAACTTCCGCTTCTTCGCGGACTGGTTGCTGAAGCTGGACCACGAGGACTTCGAGACCCGCGGCCACACCAACCACGTCTCCTGGGACCCGGCGGGCCCCTGTGTGCTGATCACGCCGTGGAACGCCCCGCTGATGCTCGCCACCTGGAAGGTCGCCCCCGCCCTCGCGGCCGGCGACACCGTGGTCCTCAAGCCCGCCGAGTGGTCCCCGCTCACCGCCTCCCTCCTCGCCGACATCGCCGCCGAGGCCGGCCTGCCCGCCGGCGTCCTGAACGTCGTCCAGGGCTACGGCGCCGAGATCGGCGACGCGCTCACCGCGCACCCGGACGTGCGCCGCATCAGCTTCACGGGCTCGGTGCCGACCGCGCAGCGCATCGCCGCCTCCGCCGCCGCCAACCTGACCCCCCTGAGCCTCGAACTCGGCGGCAAGTCACCGCTGTTGGTGTTCGCCGACGCCGACCTGGACCTCGCGGTCGACCTCGCGGTGGAGCAGTACGACAACGCCGGGCAGGTGTGTCTGGCGGCCACCCGCATCCTCGTGGAGGAGCCGATCGCCGAGGAGTTCACCCGGCGCTTCGTCGACAAGGCGAGCCGTCTCCAGCAGGGGGACCCGCGTGACGAGGCCACCGACATCGGCCCGACCATCCATCCCCGCCAGTTGGAGAAGATCGACGGCTTCGTGCGGCGGGCTCTCGCGGCCGGGGCACGGGCGGTCGTCGGCGGACACCGCGAGGGGGACCAGTACTACGCGCCGACGCTCCTCACCGATGTCGCCCAGGACTCGGAGATCGTCCAGGAGGAGGTCTTCGGGCCGGTCCTGACCCTCCAGACCTTCACCGACGAGGACGAGGCGGTCCGCCTCGCCAACGACACCCGCTTCGGGCTCGCCGCCACCCTCGCCACCGGCTCGCGGGAGCGCGCCGACCGCGTCACCGCACGGCTCGTGGCAGGCACGGTGTGGGTCAACTGCTTCTTCGTCCGCGACCTCGAGGCACCCTTCGGCGGCTCCCGCCACTCCGGGGTCGGCCGCGAGGGCGGCACCTGGAGCTTCGACTTCTACTGCGACCTGAAGAACACCGTCACCGCGCCGAAGGGGTTCAAGGACCATGGGTGAGATCGTCGGGGCGGGGCTCCTCGCCCACGTCCCCACCATCGTGCTCCCGGAGGAGGAGCGCCGGGAGCTGAACGAGGGCAAGGAGATCACCCTCGTCACCGGCCTCCGGGAGCTGCGCCGGGACGTCTTCGAGCGGGACGACTACGACACCGTCGTCGTCCTCGACTCCCACTGGGCGACCACGGTCGAGTTCGTGGTCACGGCCCAGCAGCGCCGCGCCGGTCTGTTCACCTCGGAGGAACTGCCGCGCGGGATGTGCAGGATGCCGTACGACTTCCCCGGCGACCCCGAACTCGCCCGCAACGTCGAGAAGTTCGCCGACGAGCACGGCACCTGGATCACCGCGATCGAGGACGAGTACCTGCCGATCTACTACGCCACCATCAACCTCTGGAAGTACCTGGGGGAGGGGCTGCCCGACAAGCGCTGGGTGACCATCGGCGTCTGCCAGACCGGCGACATGGAGGACCACCTGCGCCTCGGACGGGCACTCGCCGACGGCATCTCCGCCACCCCCGGCCGCCGGGTCCTGCTCATCGCGTCCGGCGCCCTCTCGCACACCTTCTGGCCGCTGCGCGAACTGCGCGACCACGAGGCGAGCGACCCGGTGCACATCCGCACCCCCGAGGCCCGGGAGGCGGACCTCGAGCGCATCGCCTGGTTCAGGGAGGGCCGGCACGACAAGGTCCTCGACACCATGGACGCGTTCTGGAAGGTCAGGCCCGAGGCGAAGTTCTTCCACTACCTGATGATGGCCGGCGCCCTCGGCGAACAGGCCTGTACCGCGCGGGCCCGCCAGTACGGCGAGTACGAGAACTCCGTCGGCACCGGCCAGGTCCACCTGTGGTTCGACCGCCCGGCCGACGGCTGGACCGGCACGGGAGCACCCGTGGCTGCCGTACCCCATCACCCGCACCGTCGCCCCTAGGAAGGCTGCCATGCCCGAGTACCGCCGGATCCTCCTCGACGGCGCCGCCGTCCAGGTCACCGTCGAAGGCGACGAGTTGGTCGCCGGGGACGGCCGTCGCGTCAAGACCGGGGACGCCCTGCACCTGCCGCCCGTCGTGCCGTCGAAGGTGATCGCCGTGCACCTCAACCACCGCAGCCGCGTGGAGGAGTTCCGGATCGACCTGCCGGACACCCCGACGTACTTCCACAAGCCGACCTCCGCCCTCAACTCCCACCGGGGCGCGGTCGTCCGTCCCGAGGGCTGCAAGTGGCTCAACTACGAGGGGGAGGTGGCCGTCGTCATCGGGAGGACCGCCCGCAACATCTCCCCGGCCGAGGCGGGCGAGTACATCGAGGGCTACACGATCGCCAACGACTACGGCCTCCACGACTTCCGGGACACCGACGCCGGCTCGATGCTCCGGGTGAAGGGCTCCGACACGTTGTGCCCGCTGGGCCCGGGGCTGGTCACCGACTGGGACTTCCGGGGGAAGACCCTGCGGACGTACGTCAACGGCGAGGTGGTGCAGGACGGTTCGACCGACGAGATGAAGTGGGACATGCACTACCTCGTCGCCGACATCGCCCGCACGATCACCCTGTACCCCGGTGACGTCCTGCTGTCGGGTACCCCCGCCAACTCCCGCCCGGTACAGCCGGGCGATGTCGTCGAGGTGGAGGTCGAGGGCCTGGGACGCCTCACCAACCACATCGTCACCGGCCCCACCCCCGTCCGCCCCGACGTCGGCGCCCAGCCCACGGAGTCCGAGGAGGTCCTGTCCACCGCACTCGGCGGCGACTGGGAGTTCCGCGGCATCCGCCCACCGAGGCGCTGAACGGGTGCCCCGACCGTGGCCGGGGCGCGGCGGTCCCCCTCGCGCCCCGCACCACACCCCCCTCCGCCGACATGCCGACCGGCCGGCACCTGTCTTCGGCCAGGTAGGGTCGCCGGTATGACCGAAGCCGGCGGCAGTCCCGAGAGCCAGCGGTCACGTAAGCGTGTGCACTACGGGGAAGGGCGCGAGGCGCTGCTGAGTGCGGCGGTCCGGGTGGTGGCCCGGGGTGGGCTGCGCAGGCTCACCTATCGCGCGGTCGCTCAGGAGGCCGGGGTCACCCACGGGCTGGTGGTCCACCACTTCGGCTCCCGTGACGCCCTGATCGAGGAGACCCTCGCCCACACCATCCGCACCTCGATGGACACCAGCGCGCTCGAACCCGGCACCGGCAAGGTCGCCGACTTCTCCTCCGGCGTGTCCGAGATGGTCACCGCGGACCCGGACAAGCAGGCGTTCCAGTACGAGCTGCTGCTCGAATCGCGCCGCAGGCCGGAACTGCTCCCGCAGCTCCGCGCCCTGTACGACGAGTACTTCGACGCCACCCACCGCGAGCTCAGCCGCATGCTGCCCGACGGTGCCGACCGCGCGCTGTCCCGCCTGGTCTTCGCCGCCCTGGACGGCCTGGTCCTCCACCAGCTCGTCCTCGGCGAGCCCGAGGTCACCGACGCGGCGATCGAGGAACTGCGCACCCTGCTGCGGCTGCTCGGCGCCGACGGCACCGGCGCCGAAGGCGCCGGTACGCAGGACCCCGGCGCCTGACCGCCGTAGGAAATCGCCCGCCTGACGGGAAACCCGCCGTACCCCCTTGCCAAACGGATAGTTCCGACCCACCATGAGGCAACTCGTTTGGCTCGAAACAATTCCCGCCCCTCCCCGCTCCCGGCAGGTGATTCGAGTGGACAGTCAGACAGCGGTCAGCACCGAGGCCGCTACGGCACCCTCCACGGCAGGCAGGCTCAAGCCCGACTCGCTCGGCGTCCTGGGCATCCTGTTCTTCGTCCTTTCCGCCCAGGCCCCGCTGACCGGCATCGCCGGCGCCGTCCCCATCGCGGTCGGCATCGGCAACGGCGCCGGCACCCCCGCCGCCTACCTCCTCGCCGGCGCCGTGATCCTGCTGTTCTCGGTCGGCTTCGTCGCGATGGGCCGCCATGTCGTGGACGCGGGCGCCTTCTACACGTACATCGGCAAGGGCCTCGGCCGGCCGACGGGCTCCGGCAGCGCCGGGGTCGCCCTCTTCGCCTACTGCGCGATCCAGGCCGCGATGTACGGGCTGTACGGCGCCACGGTGAGCGGCCTGGTCGAGCACTACACCGGCACCCATGTGGCCTGGTGGGTCTGGACCCTGGTCACGATGGTGATCGTCCAGGTCCTCGGCGCCTCGGGCATCGAGATGGGCGCCCGGATCCTCACCGTCTTCGTGCTGGCCGAGTTCAGCATCCTGATCGTCTTCGCCCTGGTGACCTTCTTCAAGGGCGGCGGCCCCGAGGGGCTCGGCTTCACCGACAGCTTCTCCGCCTCCGCCGCGCTCCAGGGCGCCCCGGGCGTGGCGCTGATGTTCGCCGTCGCGTCGATGTTCGGCTTCGAGGCCACCGCGATCTACGGCGAGGAGGCCCGCGAGCCGCGCCGGACCGTGCCCCGGGCCACCTATCTGTCCGTCGGGGTGGTCACCGGTTTCTTCGCCTTCACCTCGTGGATGCTGGTCTCCGCGCACGGCGCGTCCCACGCCACCGGCGAGGCCGGCAAGGCGCTGGAGAGCGGCGACGCCACGTCCTTCGTCTTCGCGCCGATCGCCGCCCAGTTCGGCGGCTGGGTCGACGACGTCCTGCCGGTCCTGCTGGCCACCTCCCTCTTCGCCGGCATCCTCGCCTTCCACAACTCCGCCAACCGCTACCTCTTCTCGCTCGGCCGCGAACGGCTCCTCCCGCACGGACTGACCGCGCTCAACCGCCGCCACTCGCCCTGGGCGGCCGGTGTCGTGCAGACCGTCCTCGCGGCACTGCTGGTGCTGCCCTTCGCGATCCTGGGCAAGGATCCGGTGCTCACCCTGTTCTCCTGGTTCAGCGGGGTCGCGGTACTGGCGATGATGCTGCTCTACTTCCTGACCTCGGTCTCCGTGGTCGTCTTCTTCCGCCGCTCGCGCGCCGACACCCGCCCCTGGAACACCGTGATCGCCCCCGTGCTGGGCGCGCTGGGCATCGCCGGTGCCATCTGGCTCATCGTCGAGAACTTCACCACCCTCATCGGCGGCGACCGGACCACCGCGATCTGGCTCCAGCTCTCCGTCCCGGCCGTCCTGGTCCTCGGTCTCGTGGCCGCACGCGTGACCAGGGGCCGAGCCGTCCGGCCGTGACCATGGGGGGCGGCCCTGCCCTGGGCTTCAACCATTGAGCTCTCTCGCCGCCCCCTTGTCCCCATTTTGTTTGGTCCCAAATATTGACCGCGGAGGTCCCCCATGCCGGATGTCACTCATGAGGAGTGGCTGCGCCGCGCCAAGTCCCTGACCCCTTCCGGTGTCCATCACATCGACGGCGCCGGCGAACCCGGCGGCGGAGCGGCCTTCACCCTCGTCTCGCCCCGCGACGGCCAGGTGCTGGCCGAGATCGCCGACGCGGGCGCCGCGGAGGTGGACGCGGCGGTCGCCGCCGCCCGGCGGGCCTTCGACTCCGGCCCCTGGCCGCACCTGGCCCCCGCCGAACGCGGCCGGACCCTGCTGCGCATCGCCGACCTGCTCGAACAGCGGCGCGAGGAACTGGCGTTGACCGTCAGCCTGGAGATGGGCAAACCCGTCACGGACGCCTACGGCATCGAACTGCGCGCCCTCATCACCACCTTCCGCTGGTACGGCCAGCTCGCCGACAAGCTCACCGACCAGTCCCCGCACACCGCCCCGGACGCCCTCGCCCTGGTCACCCGCGAGCCGGCCGGCGTCGTCGCAGCCGTGGTGCCGTGGAACTTCCCCCTGACGCTGGCCGGTTGGAAGGTGGCCCCGGCGCTGGCGGCCGGCTGCACGGTCGTACTGAAGCCGTCGGAGCACTCCCCGCTGTCGGCCCTCCTGCTCGGCCGCCTCGCCACCGAGGCGGGACTGCCCCCGGGGGTCCTCAACGTCGTGGCCGGCGACGGACCCGTGGCCGGCCGGGCACTGGGCCTCCACCCGGACGTCGACGTCCTCGCCTTCACCGGCTCCACCGCCGTGGGCCGGCACTTCCTGCGCTACTCCGCCGACTCCAACCTCAAGCGCGTCTGGCTGGAACTGGGCGGCAAGTCACCGAACATCGTCCTGCCCGACGCCCCCGACCTGGAGCGGGCCGCGGCCACCGCCGCCTGGGGCATCTTCTTCAACCAGGGCGAGATGTGCACCGCCCCCTCCCGGCTCCTGGTGCACTCCTCCGTCGC
Above is a window of Streptomyces griseorubiginosus DNA encoding:
- a CDS encoding cytochrome P450 — encoded protein: MTTATTAIEPMPLADVDLANLDHFTDGITPWRMFHTLRHEDPVHWQPEEAPNSGFWAVTRHADIARVDRDAETFTSTRFVNLEEVDEDQIRKRASILELDGVRHRALRSVIQRQFGAGVINSYTDFLRGLTAKTLDAALAKGSFDFVKEVSADFPINVLARLLDVPPEDNQRLIDWGNRIIGNTDPDYADVLLHSAESEQYRDLPFRSPASLEVFEYGRELARQRRGGEGTDLVSKLVNTTPRDGVPLSAQDFDNYFLLLVVAGNETTRHTITHSMLALLQHPEQLARLRDDPSLIPTAVEEFLRWASPVYHFRRTATRDVELGGKQVREGDKVVMWYASGNRDEEVFGNPYDFDVARQHNDHVTFGKGSPHLCLGNLLARTEIRIMFEELIPRLADIRLVGEVPRVRSNFVNGIKKLPVEVTLA
- a CDS encoding glutamine synthetase family protein codes for the protein MSAHDTPDIRRHVERLTADGIDVVRVIYPDLIGTDRARDVLVDHLPAACEHGLAFCKAVYHTSPQGDVVPVAGGLDAGLPDVCVRPDLSTLAALPWEPGVAVCLGEVTDPATSGPAAESPRDLLRAVLARCAAQGLRPVVGPELEYFLLEPAPGTPAGWRRAPETTGAVYTAGLRADPGNHLLRTLRQLRDLGLGVVTGNHEFDGGQYEINLTHSEALDAADRAFRFKAAVKELARGEGNLATFMAKPFGDAGGSGFHLHLSCQDAEGGNAFDDPAGAHGLSVTARHALAGILAHAPALAALANPTVNSYKRFGPDTLAPWLIDWGLDNRSAMVRVPPERGSGSRLELRLGDASANPYLLVAGTLAAALLGIQAGEDPPAPLEGYGYDTARSAVLPKDLPAALDALEADTALTDLLGKGFTTSYLSYKRNEVERFQRHVTDWEFTEYAYHL
- a CDS encoding ferredoxin, translating into MKVVVDMNKCQDHGQCVFAAPDVFTMDDDGHLLYVPDPDDALRDEVEEAADVCPLQAIRIEG
- a CDS encoding FAD/NAD(P)-binding oxidoreductase; this encodes MAAGIVVAGASLGGLRAAEHLRAAGWTGRITVVGEEPHMPYNRPPLSKEVLSGKAPFASLAFTPKPATADVEWRLGTRITAARLDERTVTLDDGSLLPYDGLVVATGMRPRRLRCPGPLAGRHTVRTLDDARRLRDELTRPGVRVVVVGAGFIGCEVAATAVALGVAEVTVVDPLPLPMAGPLGELLGRALLKRHEERGVRFVLGAGVAGFHGDERVTGVELSDGTVLAADVVVESVGSQANTEWLEGNGLDLSDGVLTDESLRVGGRPEVVAVGDVARFPNARYDGVPRRVEHWSIPTDTAKHAAKTLVGAGPGPFAPLPTFWSDQHDFRLQSFGAPALGLADVRVLDGDPAGDVLVGYHADDRLVGVVALGGQPAARLAARYRAHLLQQPALTA
- a CDS encoding acetoacetate decarboxylase family protein, whose product is MSAVRGFFHPKTASGTSSLIPSPPWRYSGDLLTVEYRTDPARVRELLPEPLEPADEDPGAVALIWADWQSCSATGDELLDPVLSQYKEAFAVVRCTYRGETYSRCVYIWVDKDFAVARGLHQGYPKKLGSIHQTRPHPYGPAPRIEAGARFGATLAAADRRLAQAVVTLREPSSHNGFVNAHPMAHHRWLPSIEKGKGLALDELIETGAASFEGGQPWVGDAELELFEAPTEELARLEVREPVAAYYRQVGVVWDGGRLLESGTSGASGSE
- a CDS encoding aldehyde dehydrogenase, with the translated sequence MTEHTLTVAGVAVDTRHWIGGERVASAETFTDVSPIDGTELGEIARGGPAEAAAAVAAAKAAFPAWAATSRAERARILHALADGVEKRLEELAIVETTDNGALLRSHRRGVMPRVAHNFRFFADWLLKLDHEDFETRGHTNHVSWDPAGPCVLITPWNAPLMLATWKVAPALAAGDTVVLKPAEWSPLTASLLADIAAEAGLPAGVLNVVQGYGAEIGDALTAHPDVRRISFTGSVPTAQRIAASAAANLTPLSLELGGKSPLLVFADADLDLAVDLAVEQYDNAGQVCLAATRILVEEPIAEEFTRRFVDKASRLQQGDPRDEATDIGPTIHPRQLEKIDGFVRRALAAGARAVVGGHREGDQYYAPTLLTDVAQDSEIVQEEVFGPVLTLQTFTDEDEAVRLANDTRFGLAATLATGSRERADRVTARLVAGTVWVNCFFVRDLEAPFGGSRHSGVGREGGTWSFDFYCDLKNTVTAPKGFKDHG
- a CDS encoding 3,4-dihydroxyphenylacetate 2,3-dioxygenase — encoded protein: MGEIVGAGLLAHVPTIVLPEEERRELNEGKEITLVTGLRELRRDVFERDDYDTVVVLDSHWATTVEFVVTAQQRRAGLFTSEELPRGMCRMPYDFPGDPELARNVEKFADEHGTWITAIEDEYLPIYYATINLWKYLGEGLPDKRWVTIGVCQTGDMEDHLRLGRALADGISATPGRRVLLIASGALSHTFWPLRELRDHEASDPVHIRTPEAREADLERIAWFREGRHDKVLDTMDAFWKVRPEAKFFHYLMMAGALGEQACTARARQYGEYENSVGTGQVHLWFDRPADGWTGTGAPVAAVPHHPHRRP
- a CDS encoding fumarylacetoacetate hydrolase family protein yields the protein MPEYRRILLDGAAVQVTVEGDELVAGDGRRVKTGDALHLPPVVPSKVIAVHLNHRSRVEEFRIDLPDTPTYFHKPTSALNSHRGAVVRPEGCKWLNYEGEVAVVIGRTARNISPAEAGEYIEGYTIANDYGLHDFRDTDAGSMLRVKGSDTLCPLGPGLVTDWDFRGKTLRTYVNGEVVQDGSTDEMKWDMHYLVADIARTITLYPGDVLLSGTPANSRPVQPGDVVEVEVEGLGRLTNHIVTGPTPVRPDVGAQPTESEEVLSTALGGDWEFRGIRPPRR
- a CDS encoding TetR/AcrR family transcriptional regulator, coding for MTEAGGSPESQRSRKRVHYGEGREALLSAAVRVVARGGLRRLTYRAVAQEAGVTHGLVVHHFGSRDALIEETLAHTIRTSMDTSALEPGTGKVADFSSGVSEMVTADPDKQAFQYELLLESRRRPELLPQLRALYDEYFDATHRELSRMLPDGADRALSRLVFAALDGLVLHQLVLGEPEVTDAAIEELRTLLRLLGADGTGAEGAGTQDPGA